A stretch of DNA from Lysinibacillus sp. B2A1:
TCAGGAAATGAAAGAAGCCGGTTTTGTCATCTATCCGGGCAAGCTGACAGATGTGGATACATTCCGTATAGGCAATATAGGTGATATACATGAAAAAGATATGCACGCATTATGTGAAGTAATCGAAAATTATATGGTGGTGAAGAACAATGAAAATTGAAACAGTTATTTTTGATTGGGCAGGAACAGCAGTTGATTTTGGTTGCTTTGCCCCTGTAAATGTCTTTTTAACGATTTTTGAAGATGCTGGTGTATCCGTAACGCTTGAAGAGGCTCGGAAACCAATGGGTATGCTGAAAATCGATCATATTCGTACAATGCTAGAAATGCCGAGAATTCAAGAAGAATGGAAACAAATTCACGGTCAACCCTATACAGAAGAGAATGTACAGGCGTTATACCAACAATTTGAGTCGAAGCTAATGGAATCTTTAGCGACGTATACAGATCCTATTCAGCATGTGACAGCAACGGTACAGCAATTAAGAGATACGGGTATTCGAATTGGTTCCACAACAGGTTATACAGATTCGATGATGGAAGTCGTCACACAGCACGCAGCTATCAAGGGCTATCAACCTGATTTTCTAGTAACACCTACACAAGTTGGAGATAAAGGACGTCCTTATCCATATATGATTTTCAAAAATATGGAGGCGTTAGGGTCAACATCAACGAAGCAAGTTGTGAAGATTGGCGACACAACTTCAGATATAAGGGAAGCATTAAATGCGGGCGTCTGGGCTGTTGGTGTTATTATTGGAAGTTCTGAGATGGGTCTTTCTGAAGAGGAATTCAACTCGTTATCTCTGGAGGAACAACAAATAGAAATTGAGAAAGCGAAGCGTATTTTTGAGGAAATTGGTGCACATTATACTATTGAAACTATGAAAGAGTTACCTGCGTTAATTAAAATTATTAATGATCGCTTAAAACGTGAAACAGTGATGATGTAAACTTCGTGAAAGAGCCTTTTGATTGTGGATATACAATTAGAAGGTTTTTTTTTGGCTTAGTAAGGGAAATGATAATACAAGTCAAGTATGATTCGTTAAAGGGGTTACAAAAAGACCTCTGCAGGAAGGGAATAGCTGCAGAGGCTTGTGTATTTTTAGTCACGCTCAAAA
This window harbors:
- a CDS encoding phosphonoacetaldehyde hydrolase, producing the protein MKIETVIFDWAGTAVDFGCFAPVNVFLTIFEDAGVSVTLEEARKPMGMLKIDHIRTMLEMPRIQEEWKQIHGQPYTEENVQALYQQFESKLMESLATYTDPIQHVTATVQQLRDTGIRIGSTTGYTDSMMEVVTQHAAIKGYQPDFLVTPTQVGDKGRPYPYMIFKNMEALGSTSTKQVVKIGDTTSDIREALNAGVWAVGVIIGSSEMGLSEEEFNSLSLEEQQIEIEKAKRIFEEIGAHYTIETMKELPALIKIINDRLKRETVMM